One Rosa chinensis cultivar Old Blush chromosome 5, RchiOBHm-V2, whole genome shotgun sequence genomic region harbors:
- the LOC112203314 gene encoding senescence-specific cysteine protease SAG12: MICVAVCWAFAAAAAVEGITKIKTGQLVSLSEQQLLECDRNIGCESGSVRSAFEYIKTNGGIASEEKYPYLSTSNVSTVRKCDTQKETMHAARITGYKNVPSNNQSALLEAVSMQPVSTAIEGHGREFQLYRGGVFNGSCGHILTHAVTIIGYGTENGTNYWLIKNSWGEKWGEKGYMRILRTETYGAGLCGLAKHASYPIV; this comes from the coding sequence ATGATATGTGTAGCTGTTTGCTGGGCATTTGCTGCGGCGGCAGCAGTGGAAGGGATTACGAAAATCAAAACCGGCCAATTGGTCTCGCTGTCCGAGCAACAACTTTTGGAGTGTGACCGCAACATTGGCTGCGAAAGTGGTAGCGTCCGATCAGCTTTTGAATACATAAAGACAAATGGAGGAATTGCTAGTGAAGAAAAGTACCCATACCTGAGCACTTCTAATGTGTCAACGGTCCGAAAATGCGACACTCAAAAGGAAACTATGCATGCTGCCCGGATAACTGGTTATAAAAATGTACCATCCAACAATCAAAGTGCTCTACTCGAGGCTGTTTCCATGCAACCAGTCTCGACTGCCATCGAGGGTCATGGAAGGGAATTTCAGTTATACAGAGGTGGAGTGTTTAATGGTTCTTGCGGTCACATACTGACCCATGCTGTCACAATTATTGGGTACGGGACTGAAAATGGCACCAACTACTGGCTAATTAAGAATTCATGGGGGGAGAAGTGGGGTGAAAAGGGCTACATGAGAATTCTTAGAACTGAAACATATGGTGCAGGTCTTTGTGGCCTCGCTAAGCATGCTTCCTATCCGATTGTATGA